The DNA sequence GATGACATGTTGACCTCTGAAAAGAAACTTGACGATCTCAATGTTCCcccttttcaaagaaattcCATCTCTATATAACACGAAATTTGGTCTATGTGTCACAAGTATATCTGCATGTTTAACATGAAAATCTGTGTGTGTGTCATGATGGTGACACGAGTTTTCTGATTTGTTGGGAAAATATTAGTTGTCACTATTTGTGCTATCCTCTACTGTTTTGCATACtaatctttactttttttatctTGTGAATTTTCATAACATGACCGAATTGACTATTAAGTCTATGAAAACTTTTAAGTGATACCGAAGCTTAGTCACAACATActgtaatttttaattaatgagcaTAAGGTACTAGGAAACAAACTATTATTAGCGACATGGTTCTGTATCTTCGACATTGACTCAACAACTTGAGGATCGATTTATCCAATATGTAGAAAACAGCTGAAATCTCTCCATATAGGAATTGATTTTTGGATTGTGAATCAGAAGTTCAATTGTATTTAATATACCAAATTATTTAATATACCAAATTGTCTTGCAGCTGTTATATTTGCAAATATTCACATTGATTTTGTTTACTATAAATTTTTGTAATGAGTAAATTGGTAGTGGATGGTCCTGTTTATGTTGATGAGTGCTTGGACGAATTAAGAAAAGAGTGTTATGTTGTGCTTTGGTTATCAGGAAAGAAAGGTATctcaacttaatttttttatccttatGATGGAGAAGATAATTAGCCTGCATCAGTTTACGCACTACTAGATGCTATGGGAAGGATTATAGGTTGAGCGCTGGACAGTTTCTTCTCTTAGCATCTCATAGTTTCAGAAATTACGAGTTATTTGATCTTTCTTGGCCCAAATAGTCAATACATGTCCAGGTTTTCGTGATGTGATTCATGTTGAGTAGTCTAGTAGGTTTAAATGGATGCCAAGTCGTATTTTTGCACTTGTAGCGTGTAATGCAGATTACTTGCCACAGTCAGCTATTGGCTTCTATGGATTTAGCACTCATAATCCTTTTCACAGTAgtgtaactttttttatttccccccagtattttaataatattaattaaatttaagGAATTGTGAGTATATGTAGATCTACATGTTAATATATGACCATTTTCAAAGGTATTAAATATTACACATTAAAGAAAAGTCACAGTGTGAACTTATAAGAGGATAACAAAAGCAAACATCGCCCCAAACGGACACTGACCTCAGATATCTGAGAGAGGTTAATCACAGGTTGAGTAAAAGCGATTCAATTGGTTCCTTGAAAATTGTAATCTTGGTGGGACAGAGGACTAATGTTCTTGGttctccttttttcccctccctATTACGTTGTGTTGTAGTTGAGTACCAAGATGGAATAGTGTGTTTTGGACGAATATAGTTTTTTAACTCTCGTTAAGATGTCCCTTGTTTTGGCCTGTGGTAGTAACTTTTTCCATGTGGAACTAATGTGTTATTCGACATGACTATTGCAGATGATTGATGATCAGGACCTCGGCTTTTTTGCCAACTTTCTTGGTATTTTCATCTTTCTCCTGGTAATAGGGTACCATTTTGTGATGGCTGACCCAAAATATGAAGGCAACTGAAACATTTCTAGACTTTCATAGTTTATCCCGAGTACTCTTTTTCAGTTGCTTAATAGGATATGATTGGACAGGTTTGTTGTCACAGTACTGGCATTAGAGTGAAGAACGTTTCTTATAATGATTGGCTGCTTGTTCTATCGTCTTCGATGGTTGATACCATTTTTGAAAAGCTTTTCCATATTCGTGGCCTAGTGCGAAATGTGTGATGATATGCATCAAGCAAAGAAAAGCAGAGTCTAGAGATGAGTGCGCGTCTCTTGGAAGGGTCGGCACTTTGAGGAGGGTTTGCTTTGAAGCGTGAACCCTTCAGATGCCAAAGGCATCCATGTGGCATCAAAACATAAGAAAGGTGACAATTGAGGGTGCTGGAGGGGGTGCGATGTGATCCAAACATCTTTCCCCCTTGTAAAGTACTGGCCAATCTAGATAGGTACTAGAGGAAGCAATTATGGAAAATGGCACTCAATCCCTCGGTTGTTAGAAGGCTCTTTGTGCTTCGTGTGTGCCACTTGCTTGTTCCGTGTGATATTTCGAGTATAACTTGCCAAAACTTTCGACACCACTAAGAATCCAGTGAGCGAGCAGTCTCATGCGAGATTCTGGCATAACTTGCCAAAACTTCTCCACCATTAAGATTCTAGTGAGTGAACTGATGGGGTCATTGTTCGATGAGGTGAATGTCGTGTATGTGAAGGGTAAAAACGGCTTTCGAATCACATACTTCTCGCCGCAATCAGCTCATTATTAATGTGTTGATGCAACATGAACTGTACTCGAAAATCTTGCGAGGCAATCTCTACACACGATTGGATGTACATGAGACAGGCAGCGCATGATCACACAGCTTTCTCGTCTTATTTAGCAGATAGGCGTGTTCTTTTGGGGAATCGGGTTCTGGAGAACCCAATCTGTGTTTTATGCACCATGTCGGTTCTATTTCGCTGTAAAGTTGGTGTTTGGGGAAGTACACCTAAGATGGGGACAGCTTTTAGGAATCAAATGTGATTGTCGAGGGTTGGGTCTGATGTTCATTCATGCTACATATGCCACATAGAATTTCCGGAGTTGAATTACAAGTTCAGGCACAATTTCTGGGTCCAGTTGTTTCGAAAATCACGAACTATTTACTGCGATTCGACGATAACTTCATTAGTTTCTCGAGTTCCTCAATTGGGAAAGAGATGACCGAAGTTGATCCTTAAAAAATCCGATTGTAATTTAATTAAGCTAGCCATTGAATTTTACCAGTCTGGGATGTAGTAGTTCTTTCTCGACAAAGAACTTTAGGACGGTCAGAAGCAGAGGAGAGACACTGAGTTTGGTAGCCATGAAAGGCCTAAGCTAATTAAATATGCTTAGTTTGAAAGATATGATCATGTGAATCTAAAAAAGGCGGATGGGAATTTCATAAGAATTGCATAAGAATTGTACTAATTCACAGATCACGAAATTTCAATCCCCCTCCCAAAACCCTAGCCGCCCAAAACCTTGCTCTCTTTGTTGTCTCCTTTCTTCTCCTCTAGAagggtttgagctagatctctcaCTCTTATCCCCTCTTCGTTTAACTGATttagttctttatttttctttttctttttttcgcttTCCTCCCATTGGTGGAGCCGTTTTTCTTCCGATTTAATCTAAAAGCTTATTTCTTCCGTTTTGAGGAGTTTTCTTAGCCTATGTTTTCgagctttcattttccttgGATTTCATTGCCGAATCAAAGCGAACACTTTCCAAAGGCAAAGTCATGACGATATCGGTGTTTGCTCATTACCGAAGATAAATTCGGTGATCGACAGCCAATGTTGATTTGAAGAAATTATCAATttgctttttgaatttttgaccCTATCTTTATCTTGATGATTTATCTTGTGAttcgaaatttattttattttaaaattgtaACAGTTAAACTGTAATGTTtcactctgttttttttttagcggtTATAAATGAAATGTCActttgacaacaaaaaaatgataaaatttcaTCTACTCAATTTATAATGTAATATCGAAAAATGTATAATgtaacataaaaatattttgcagcaaaggatgaggaggaggagcagcagcagcagcagcagcagcagctcgatcaatcaaaagaaaataataaaatctcaaaagggTAAAATCGCACGCTCCCACAACCACCTTTCGCAGTCTCTAGTGGGGAAAACGAGAGCCGTTGATGAGGAAACAGACGACGCGGAAGCCGGAGAGGAGCGAGGAGAAGGCGAGGAAGAGGAAGGCCGCAAATCCAAGGGCGATGGCGATGTCCGATTGGATGCAGAAGGCGCTAGAAACCGTACACGTGTCCGATCCCTTCAGCGTCCTCGCCAGTGCCGTCCCAGCCGATACCGCCGACATCAGTATGTACGCGAACACCTGCAAAAACGCatgaagaaagaacaaaaaaacaagaaccaTGATTTTGgataatcatttctttttttatttatttccagcTTATTgcatttttcggatcgaaaattgacaagaaaatcaaaaaaactTCGAAATTTCGTAAAtagggagggagagggaaatTTAAGATATGGTCGGACCGCTTAAACGGACGAATTAACTTAGATAACCGCTTATTAAATAGattcaataaattaaaatttactaTCTCTGAAGTTATCCATTTACATGGGTATGCAAAGTTTTGTGTTAACTAGTACTAAATAAAATTCCTTCAATTTCCTAAaccttaaaaattaaaataaaaaaaaaatcaagtccaTAATATGCATGTTCCTAATGCGTCGAATAGAAAACCTACGAATCTATAGTCATATATGTCCAACCAAGTTCCTTTGTCATCTAGATAGTATCTGTCCGACCCCCATCTCATTTGTCTAACAATTGGCCCGAAcaacaaaattcgtcgcaacaACTTAGCTTTCAGACAATCCCTATACGTAAAAGCAAAGACTTTCGTTGGGTCCATTGGGACGTGAAGTATATAGCCTCTTCATTTCTCATCAAGTGTCGACACGTGAAAGGGTTTGATTATATGAAATAATAAACTCGAAACATTCGTGTCGCTCACTCAGTGGGACTTGATAATATCCACAAAAATGATCTATTCAATAATAACCTTAGtttatcaacatttttttttagactaattTCACTTCTATAGTGAGAACTTGACGAAGAATAGTTGATTGCGAGTCGCCGGTATtattatttcgcgaaaaataaatgatatgaAATATGTTTTCTCGAAAGCGGTATTTTTGTATCGTCTTTAAGAAATATATTCGTCCTTAATagaaatatttagatataaattattattgataaaaaaaatgctctcattttaaaaaataaaaaaataataataataaataatgatgTATTTATTTCCGTAAAATATCAGAAAGAGGCAGCCTTACCTGGTCGTGGCTAAAATCGAACCAGAGTTGGAAGGCTTCCGGGAACAATGTGGCGTTCTTCAGTATCTCCCACACCGAAGCTCCCGACTCCGACAGCGAGTACAGCGCCACCATCGCGTTCGCCGCGAACACGTATCtgccaaaacaagaaaaaaacccCCCAAATTCCCGAATTTCAGCAGATTCATGGTGAGATGGGGTTCGATTTCGCTGTGCTCGATCATCGATCGAGCTCGAGCGGATGCGAAAATGGCGAGCGCTTGCGGACTTTCGCTTTCAAAAACCTCCCCTTCCCCTTctatttttcttagaaaattcCGCGGACAAAAAGCTGCTTTCTTTCCGTTCCGGAAAAAAGGTAAAGGGAGGCGAGAGAAAAAGCGAGCGGGGAAAGGAGGGGGGGGGAACAGTACCTGAGAGCCTCGAAGTCGTACCAGTGCGGGGAGGAAGGGCCGCGGGAGTTGGTGACGGTGAAGATGGAGGAGGCGAGGGCGAAGCAGAAGGCGGCGAGCCGCAGCAGCAGGATCAGCCAGTTGAACCGACGGAGCTTCTGCACGGACACCGTGGACTGGTACtgccggtggtggtggtggtggggaggCGGCGTGGCGTCGCCGTTGCGAGGGGAGTGGTGGTGCGGAGATCGCATGTCGATGCTGATGCGGATGATGTTGAGTcatgagagggagggagggagagtggGTGTTATGGGGATGATGAGATAGAAAAGGGAGTTGCAGTCACGAGACATGGCGAGACTTCcatgagatgagagagagagaggagagagaagagagagagaaggttctgGGAATGGGGAAAAAGGTAAGGCAGGGAGAGAGGTCAGAGGATGTAGAGAGAGACGTTATAGCCAGAGACGTCTgtactttgagagagagagagagagagagagagagagagagagagagagagttcaaatgcaggttctattttttttttttttttaattttgtataccctgatttttctaatatagtatattaaatcgtaaaaaattacacaatttcttcataatttcattttttttttgaaaaaaaaccaccaaaaactctaaattatgctcactgtgacacatttaccctaaattttttttgtgacataaaaaatcccaaactatgccTACTGTGTTATAtttactccaattttttttatgacaccaaaaacttcaaattatgttcactatgacacatttatcccaaataatttttttgtgatacaaaaaacctcaaaattttAGGTGTGTGACAAAGTTATCCAAAATTTCGAGGTAAATATGTCGTATGgataaaattttatgatttttggtggcacaagaaaaaaattacgataaatgtgtcatactgGTATGTGTCACATGGATATAAGTCTAGGActtttggtgtcacaagaaaatttttgaggtaaatgtgtcataatgttcataatttaggatttttgtgacttttacccttttttttttcactcataaTTTCATATTGACATGTATAGTTATTTTACTTttcgtagttttttttttcatatcatatAATTTTAACGGGAAAAACAAACTCTTGACAAGACGAGAGAAACAAATCCCACGTACAAAACTAAGAATAACGTGGATTTTTATTTGGTTCCATGTCGAGGCAAAGAGTAATTTACGTTGTCACTGTCGACATGTGAGAGAACTCTGCTGCAAATTAGCGCTGGACCTAATAATAACGTGAAAAAAGAAATGGTCATTCTCTAATCTTATCcgtataaattgttatcgattgTTGTTAAATCAAAACCACATACATGCATAGCTGAAACTTTGTAAATTCAAGTGAGATGAATCGACAATCGTCACGGAAAAACATAAAGAGTATGCACGGTTTACATGTCCTTCAAAAATAATGTTTCCAGGGGCTTTGAGCGTCAAAGTCCATCGGGCAAATGCAAATATCATGGAGAGTTTTGGGAAGACATAATTGCAGTTCAAAAAGCCTCTAAAGGCCTTCTTAGCCCAAGGCAAATCCAGAGGTGTTTTGAGCTTTGAGCATTTTCGGaatgcaaattcaattttttttttccaacttcgCCCTCgctcaactttcataattttggAAATATCTACACCTCGTGTGATATCACTAGCTAGGGTTTTAGGCTGCCGATGATGCCAAATCTAGCTATCGACAAGCTAGTTCGGCGTCGGCCACCCTAGCTTGAGGTCGCTCGAGTCCCGCGATTCCAAGCGACCGTTGCTCGAGGTCGGACCAACCTTAGGTGTCGCATGGGTTGCGCAACCTCGGACAAGGCTAGCCGGCGGCTAGGTCTGGCCGCCCAAAAGTACCTTATAAAgtgtagtgttttttttttccccaaccgGTATTAAAGTCAAAGTTACTTCCTAAcgcgtttttaaaaaaatacttcttcGAATACTATTTGTATTTTCCCTAAATTCCTTTGTGTTTCTTCAAAATGCGGGCTTGCCTGAGCTTTTGCATTTAAGTGCATTAAAAATCTTGATGAGTGAAAAAGTCATGGATGGAAAAGCTAtgttgacaaaacatgaaaaaaaaaaaaaaaactattgacaaaataaaatgaaaaactagCCCAAGGACAAAACTCTTTACGCTCGATGTCTACACGTAATATGTAAGGATCGAATAGAGTTTCGGCATTGAATATTGGAAAGAATTCAGGTTCGATGATCACAAAAGTCTCAGATCAACCTGTAATTACAAGTGAGGTATGAAACGGTGGCTGAAATGTCTAATCATACTAGAATATGTTAAGATTACAAAGACAACAAATGTGGTTTTAACCCAAAACCTGTCTCACTTATGAAAACCCGCCGTTCGTTTATTGCCCACTAGAGTTTGGTAGTCAAcgtcggcaatcgagcgacgagcgcatgcaTCACTTCTGAAaactggccgtccgtttattgcCCACTAAAGTTTGGTAGTCAAGATAACCGGAAGATATCCAACTAATACTCCTATCATCCAAAAGggagagaattatcaaaaaggtcttaagcatattataattgtgtcaattcaatcataaatttttgttttgtcaatttagtcctaaaccttttacaattatgctaattcagttaaTTTGGTTGGCCGACACTACCgtggaaaatttataaaaatattttaatatttttcaaaaaatttcaactttatttaataatttttttctatcttttattttttggggggtttggGCTGATAGCCTCTGgcagagccaaaaaaaaaaaagcaaagacaaaaaaaaaattattaaaaatttgaaaatgttaaaatgctattaaaaatttgccacgccCGCATCGATcgaccaaatggactaaattgacataattgcaaaaggtttaagatcgatcgacaaaaaaattttaatattgaattgacacaattacaataggtttaaaacctTTTTGGTAAGTTAGGTTGATGGGTTTTTCTCAATTCCATCTCTCCCGCAGAATTAGACACGGGAGTTTCTTCTCATCCACCACCTCGCGAATGAACCGATTCAAGATGCGTGGTTACCGAGTTCTCCCCCCATTCGCGATACGGTAACAATTATTTACAATTATCTCCACATTTGCCTCTATATTTCGCCTTCAAAATGCGGTTACCCCCACCTAATTGCACCATTAATTGGAAATAATCACTAGATTAGAGAAACTAAATCGTATAATGACACCATGTTCGAGGTCGGAAGCCGTGGGAAAGGGCAAAGGTACTCGTTGACCACTCAAGGGTGGGGGCAAATGACTGTGAATGTGAAGACTAGAACAGCCCTGGTCAATTTTGTAAAGGCCTTAATTGCTTGCTGATGGGGTCCGCTATGCTCCTCATGATTTGCCCTAACCACTCTCTCCTTTTCCATCGTGggtttttcctcttctttagCTTTTGAAAAGAGGTGGCCTTTTCACGTTTCAATCGCGCAGCCTATGAGTTTCAGTCTGGTGTTGTCCAGTCAGCCTACAGATTCACACTAATCATGATTCTTAACTAATTGCCAACGTCATTGTTCCATCATTCAGACGTCAGCTTGTGTCTCTTGAATTAAATGCCACTAATGGGCACAGAACTTTGGTTGTGCGAGTCTCATAACCGGCTGTGCCATGTCACATAAGTTAACATGCAtttacgttagcgattttcaattAAGATTGGCTGGAAcgataaaattgataaattacaataggtttataatttttttagaatttttcctatttaatgGTGACCTATATACAAGGAAAACCTAAAGGTAGTACTATTAAACGTTCGATATCTCCTTAAAAAGAAGTATGAAAAGTCCCCAAAAAAAGGGCAATGACATA is a window from the Rhodamnia argentea isolate NSW1041297 chromosome 8, ASM2092103v1, whole genome shotgun sequence genome containing:
- the LOC125316386 gene encoding dolichyl-diphosphooligosaccharide--protein glycosyltransferase subunit 4A produces the protein MIDDQDLGFFANFLGIFIFLLVIGYHFVMADPKYEGN
- the LOC115726144 gene encoding CASP-like protein 4C2 — its product is MRSPHHHSPRNGDATPPPHHHHHRQYQSTVSVQKLRRFNWLILLLRLAAFCFALASSIFTVTNSRGPSSPHWYDFEALRYVFAANAMVALYSLSESGASVWEILKNATLFPEAFQLWFDFSHDQVFAYILMSAVSAGTALARTLKGSDTCTVSSAFCIQSDIAIALGFAAFLFLAFSSLLSGFRVVCFLINGSRFPH